The stretch of DNA TCTGCCCTCTGTATTAGGCGAAGGCATAAGTCTAGGTTCAGAATATATTATTATATGTTGGACAATTTAGCATGTACCATCTTTCTAGATTCTTCTATTAATTTTAATACTGTAGAATGTATAATTGTTTCTTAATTAGAAATAAGAAATCTTTCCTACCAAAATAATTAAGCATGTATGAAGTACTTGAGTTGTACAAGAACTGAATTACATTATTTTTGTTTAATGCAACAACAAGGACCCAGACTAGCGATTTTTATATGTAAACAAAACATATGAAAATTTTCATGTAACTGTTACCGTGTAACTAATCTTTATTTCTAACAAAATACGTATACTCCGATCTTCAGAAATTCGCTTTGGCACATGGGAGCTCGCGCTCCTGCCATCAAAAAAAAACTCAAAGTGTGAAAAAATTTCAAACAAAAATTTGGCACATACATCTCGACATTGTATGTGTGCACGTTAAGTTTCGAGAAATCAACAATTTTTGTGACTTGTGTAAAAAAGACAAAAGAATGTCTTGTGAAAAGCATATTTTAACACTAGATTTTGTCTTTTTCACACGCGAAAAAATTCAATACAAAGTCACATTAGACGAGATAAATGCCTTCCAGAGGCAAGGTGAACGAGGAGAGACGCCCCGACTCGCTCTTTGTCTTTGTcttttttttttaattttattttttgcGATGATTGAAACTGTTGTCGGCGTCCTTCTATACCCATGCCGATACCGATACAGACCAGCTCGGTTGTACAGCACACAGTCCGACTCCGGCCCGGCCCGTTCCGTTAAAAGCAGGGCCCAGGGGGGAAACCCAACCTAACGAACGAGCTGTCCCCAATAAATCTCCCGACGCGCTCGACCGGATCCCCAGATCCCACCACAACTCATGGCGGCGAGCCTGTGGCGAGAGGCGATGGGCGCCGGCGCCCCGGCCGCGGACGCGGAGTTCCTGGACTACATCGAGTTCTGGCACCAGCCCGAGTGCGCGGGGTGGCTGGACCAGCAGGGGGAGCACAGCAAGGCGTGGCGCCGGCGCTGGTTCGTGCTCAAGCAGGGGATGCTCTTCTGGTTCAAGGACTCGGACGTCGACCACGCGTCGGTGCCCCGCGGCGTCATCTTCCTCGCCTCCTGCCTCGCCGTCAAGGGCGCCGAGGGCGTGCCCGACCGCAAGTTCGCCTTCGAGCTCTCCACCCCGGGCGAGACCATGTACTTCGCCGCCGACTCCGAGGAGCAGAAGGAGGAGTGGATCAACTCCATTGTTCTCCCACTCGCCGCTCCTGCAGGAACCACATGGGATGAAATTTTTCACACGGTGGACATGCTGCGCGCGGGGTTTGGAGCAGGAGGTTTAGATCCTTTCGTGGGAGAGTAGGCCATGTGTAGTGTGTTGGTGTCGGCGTGTCGCCGTGTATGTTCGCATTGTTAATGGTTTCTTGTAATTATAACTCGCCTTCTACTATAGAAAATATGATACGTCATTGATGTATTCTTCAAAATAAATTTACAATAAATTTTACTAAGTCATTTTTGTGATGTGTAGAGATGTGAAAAAGTAGGATGAATGTGACAAAGATGATGAGCAAATTTAAATGAAACCCTGTCCTTTTAATCCTTTATTTAATAGCACGAGATGGTATAACTTAAGATTTAAATAATGCCAAGGGAATTAATATCATATGTATACACTTAATCATATAAGTAGTATATTGTCATCATCATCTAGCATCGTCAGAGTGCGTGTGAAggtatgtttttgacagatcaTGTGGGATTGATGTGTGTATCCACTTGATCCAGTCTTTGTTCGTCGATGTTTGTGTGTTTACAAGTTGGATCCTTCTGATCTAGTGCAGTGGTCTTAGGACCTTAGCATGACGACTTCTCGATTGCCTAGGTTTGTCCGACTCTGATGAGGGAGGGTCAACGATAACGACACGTCTTTGGCTCATCGCTTCTTGTGTTCTTTTATGTTGTCATGATGTTTGATAAATATTGGAAGTTTTTCTCTAGTTTTTTTTCAACAACAACTACCAGTAGATGTAAAAAATACTCCCAGTAGACAAGTCAATGCCTTGGATAGAAAGAGTGGATAAGGCATCTCCAACATTGACTTGCAAATTGGACACCGTATCCGTTCGCGAACCGAGGGAGGGAGCGGTCTGGGGACATGGATGTGGGAGACGGTCATCCAATGCTATCCACTTTCATTTCAAAACAAAATTAACAAACCAAATGAAATTTATCAAACAAGTCGGATTTCATTAAAGGTCAGACATAATTTACACAAAATCAGTCGATATTTTGACCATTTAACTAAAAACTAGAAGAAAAAACCCTAGACCCTATACCGGACGATTGACCACCTTATACACATGGTCGTCCTGCCTATCGCAGCGTTGTCACCATTCATGCTTTCGCTGTCGTCCCTCCAGCGGCGGAAGGGCGCTGGAGGGCCGCAACAGTTGTGTCCGGTAGCTGCCTGCCGCTCACGGAGGAGCCGCTGGGCCTCCTCCTGCATGGTGCGGAGGATCGCCGTGGCCAATGCAGACGGCGCCCGCAGAGCTCTGACAGATGCCTTGCCCCTGCCAGAGTTAGCGGAGGAGTCGCTAAGCGACCACTCCTCGCCGTAAAGTCGGCGCCGGCGCTTGGCGGCCGTCtccgtggtggtgatggagcggTCGAAGGCCCATGCGAGGCGAGGTCCGGATCATTGTGGACCGATTCCGGTGCCACATCAAACTTAGCGAACGTAGAGCGGTTAGCGGCGTTGCACCAGTCATACTGCGCCTATTGCCTCACCACACACTCCTCCTCGGACACGATGGCCCTCGAACCCGAGGGACCGCCATAACCGCCTCCTCCTTCGAGGTAGTGGAGGATGCAGTCTCGTGCCTTCGTGATCACGGGCGGCAGCTCCTCCGTGATGGGGCGACGGTGGCGGATGCGCGGGCCCGTCAATGCGGGCATACCTGTTGTGTGCCGGCGGCGACACGAGCTCCTCCTTGACGTGGCGTCCGATCTGGACGTCACGGTTGCGCGTGAGGGCGTGGATGGGACAAGGGCTCCTCATTGACGTGACATGCGATGTGGACGCCGCGGTTGCACGGGGTAACACAGGCTCCACCTTGATCCAAGTGGGGATGTCGGCTCCTGCTTCACGTGGACCCACAACGGGGAGGGTGGCTCCTCCTTGACATGCACCGGCGATGGTGGCGCCAACCCCATCCGACAGACAAATTCTTCGTCCGATAGAGCTGCCTCTGGGAGGAGACGGGACCACCGTTGCTGCCGTTGGTCCTCCTCCTTGCCGAAGGAGCTGGCCGCGTGGATGCCGAGGGGCCCAGAGAGCGAGGATGGCGGTGCCAGGAACCGCCTGATGAAGAGATGCCACCGCCAGCGCCTACCTGCATGGAGAACCAAGACTTCGACATCGCTGTTGGAGTTGGAGGGGCTCCGAGaggacggagaggaggaggggctCGAAGAGGACGAAGTGCGGATGTGCATCGCCGGCGCACGGCTTAAATAGTCATGACCAGTCCAGTCGAATGGGCATTCAGCCCGCTTCAATGCGGCACAACTGTTGGAGTTGGTTTGCTAAGGACGCGGCGTCCACATTGAAGCGACGACGCCCGAGAAGTCGCGTCTATCAGCGCTGCCCTCACACTCGGTCACATCGCACGGCATCACTGCCGGCCGTTTGCATACTCTGGGCCGGCATGAATATGACACGGCAAGCGACGCATGCATTCGATGGAAAAGCGCGAGTGCAGCGACCCGCACGCCCGCAAAGGCCTCATTTCATTTTGGATTTGCGGAAAAAACACGTTCAGACTGGTCAGTAAACCGATGTATACCCGTCTTGAATGGCAAAACACATCCCGACATCGCACGGCCGCGACGGCTACGGATGTTTAAGGGTCCGCATTGAAGATGCTACAAGGCAGAAAAAAAAAACCTGGAGACTCTCTCTCTGCGATGACTCTCTTTAAATTTTCTTGAGTTGCCTTTTAAGTTGTTTCTATCCACGTGAGCAACGCAGATACACCGATACAAATCATCAGTTCGGTACACAGTCCGACCCCCAGCCCGTCCCGTTCCGTCAAAACCAGGGGAAAAAACCAACCGAACGAACTCTCCCGATCCGCCCGACCCGATCCCCAAATCCCTCCGCATCTCATGGCGGCGAGCCTGTGGCGAGCGGTGATGGGCACCGGCGCCCCGCCCGCGGACGCCACGGACGGCATCGAGTTCTGGCGCGAGCCGGAGCGCGGCGGGTGGCTGGACAAGCAGGGCGAGTACATCAagacgtggcggcggcggtggttcGTGCTCAAGCAGGGGAAGATCTTCTGGTTCAAGGACTCGTCCGTCACGCGCGCGTCCGTGCCCCGCGGCGTCATCGCCGTCGCCTCCTGCCTCACCGTCAAGGGCGCCGAGGACGTGCTCAACCGCAAGTTCGCCTTCGAGCTCTCCACCCCGGGCGAGACCATGTACTTCGTCGCCGACTCCGACAAGGAGAAGGAGGACTGGATCAACTCCATCGGCCGCTCCATTGTCCAGCACTCCCGATCCATGACCGACGACGAGATCGTCGACTACGACAGCGGCCGCCCCGCGGCCGGCGGCAAATCATAGATTCGTCGATTGATTCGGTGAGCAAAAGGACCGGTGAGGCGGTGGCACCTGTAACTCTACTATTCTACATGTCTTTGTCATAGATTCTTTTAGTTCATATTTTCCACAGATATGGTGTGTGCACATGTATATTATTAGAGATTTTTATTGTTGATTTTAGGTGTCTTTATTTATACTATGGATCGGTTTTGTTCTTATAACTTTCTTTAAGTGTACTGTTCGATTTGTATTTGGTCCTTAAACGTTCTTATTATCCAAGTGTATATCTCAAGCCGTAGCAAATTGAACAAGGGGATATTTCTCGGTGTTTTTGACTTCTGTGTATCTAATTGTCTGATAATATTTGGCCTGTTATGACTGGATATGTAGTGGGCTGCTAACCGTAAAATCATGCAATGCATTGTATCTTGTTCGTTCAACATCTTGGTTTGCCTACTCCAGCGAGAATGCTTGGTTGACCATGATGAACTCAGAGCAGTGTTTGTTTTCAGAAAAAGAAAAGGCAACCCTCCTTTGCCTTCTGTCAGTATCAACAGACAGAAGCGACTGCATGATTATGTTTCATTAATATACTTGTGTTTTTATGAGCTTATCACTTAAAATAGCTTTTGTGCCAATTAACCATGTTGAGAACATCTGCAAAGCTGCAAGTAGCAGTATTTAAGTACATCAATATGGTTATAAGCAAATCATGTGAAAACAGCTGTAAACAGTGATGTCATGAGTAATGATACCTCCAATTATATTCCTCCACCTCATTACTGAAGATGCCAGGTCCCCATCTCATCATTGGAAATG from Triticum urartu cultivar G1812 chromosome 3, Tu2.1, whole genome shotgun sequence encodes:
- the LOC125548833 gene encoding pleckstrin homology domain-containing protein 1-like; translated protein: MAASLWREAMGAGAPAADAEFLDYIEFWHQPECAGWLDQQGEHSKAWRRRWFVLKQGMLFWFKDSDVDHASVPRGVIFLASCLAVKGAEGVPDRKFAFELSTPGETMYFAADSEEQKEEWINSIVLPLAAPAGTTWDEIFHTVDMLRAGFGAGGLDPFVGE
- the LOC125545324 gene encoding pleckstrin homology domain-containing protein 1-like, which codes for MAASLWRAVMGTGAPPADATDGIEFWREPERGGWLDKQGEYIKTWRRRWFVLKQGKIFWFKDSSVTRASVPRGVIAVASCLTVKGAEDVLNRKFAFELSTPGETMYFVADSDKEKEDWINSIGRSIVQHSRSMTDDEIVDYDSGRPAAGGKS